From a single Tachypleus tridentatus isolate NWPU-2018 chromosome 6, ASM421037v1, whole genome shotgun sequence genomic region:
- the LOC143252540 gene encoding uncharacterized protein LOC143252540 has product MKFMKWVGGHLSRSRRKGKRDREKEQPRESPERLELLPHANCCPQQVVTQFPRGCYTPQIFSKRDKKVPTIRTSFLDLTAANDTSSPRQRSRIRTNPWLSCTRSSVCGSVDSGWSSFSFSSSSDIKETKNRIPPIPRTSPSSTRSGRDVNSFAFSQTSCQSGWCAREPYRLYSNPDAINSNFKSQPSLERLNYWLAPPGLTPCCKSEANVYTLEVEEPFSGNYHSSEDISRNSITEECSNSDVDSACGTSISITPLSETIASDVVDLTESLDDKVKRLIAERHFVEKKISRIREEEQFYNEQKLRLHQELLEYRRELVMRTLKGFRLRVEQQNDQLRRSFCKNQDMKTN; this is encoded by the coding sequence ATGAAGTTCATGAAATGGGTAGGAGGACACTTAAGCCGCTCGCGTCGTAAGGGTAAGAGAGACCGAGAGAAAGAACAACCAAGAGAAAGTCCTGAAAGATTAGAACTTTTACCTCACGCTAATTGCTGCCCTCAGCAGGTTGTAACACAATTTCCCAGAGGATGTTACACCCCTCAAATCTTTTCGAAGCGTGACAAGAAGGTACCAACTATACGTACAAGTTTCCTTGATCTCACCGCTGCCAACGATACCAGCTCACCACGCCAACGATCCCGAATTCGAACGAACCCTTGGCTAAGCTGTACCAGAAGTTCAGTTTGTGGTTCTGTTGACAGTGGATGGAGTAGTTTTTCATTTTCTAGCTCTTCGGACATAAAAGAGACCAAGAACAGAATCCCACCCATTCCTCGGACTTCACCGTCATCCACCAGAAGTGGACGAGACGTCAATTCATTTGCATTCTCACAGACATCTTGTCAATCAGGATGGTGCGCAAGAGAACCATATCGACTGTATTCTAATCCAGATGCAATTAACTCCAATTTTAAATCTCAACCAAGTCTCGAACGATTGAACTACTGGCTTGCCCCACCTGGGCTGACACCTTGTTGTAAATCTGAAGCAAATGTTTATACTTTGGAGGTGGAAGAACCATTCTCTGGAAACTACCATTCTTCTGAAGACATAAGTCGAAACTCCATTACCGAAGAGTGTTCCAACTCTGATGTCGACAGCGCATGCGGTACTAGCATCAGTATCACACCACTTTCAGAGACCATAGCCAGTGACGTCGTTGACCTTACAGAATCACTGGACGACAAAGTTAAGCGTTTGATAGCTGAGCGCCATTTTGTCGAGAAGAAAATATCTCGGATCCGTGAAGAAGAACAGTTTTACAATGAGCAGAAACTGCGACTCCACCAAGAACTCTTGGAATATCGCAGGGAACTAGTAATGCGTACTTTAAAAGGATTTCGACTTCGTGTTGAGCAACAAAATGACCAGTTACGAAGATCATTCTGTAAAAACCAAGACATGAAGACTAATTAG